A window of Mucilaginibacter sp. PAMC 26640 contains these coding sequences:
- a CDS encoding molybdopterin synthase sulfur carrier subunit, with protein MEINILAFGIAREIFGAESIISTLPENATTAGLKNQLEAAYPRLKQLKSYLVAVNNEYAEDGAVITERDEIAIIPPVSGG; from the coding sequence ATGGAGATTAATATACTTGCATTTGGCATTGCCCGGGAAATTTTTGGAGCAGAAAGCATTATAAGCACGCTTCCTGAAAACGCAACTACAGCCGGATTAAAAAATCAGCTGGAGGCAGCTTATCCCCGGCTAAAGCAATTGAAAAGTTACCTGGTGGCTGTAAATAACGAGTACGCCGAGGACGGAGCAGTGATTACAGAACGCGACGAGATCGCTATCATACCCCCAGTAAGCGGAGGCTAA
- a CDS encoding molybdenum cofactor biosynthesis protein MoaE, translating into MNTQIEIHTEPLNIQSCIDWIMSPQSGGIDVFIGTVRDATKGKPVVQLEFEAYNQMAINEMRKISEQAFIRWPVQKILIHHRTGVLQIGEVPVVIAVSAAHRDAAFDACRYVIDTLKQTVPIWKKEIFEDGEVWVAAHP; encoded by the coding sequence ATGAACACACAAATAGAGATCCATACCGAACCTTTAAATATCCAATCCTGCATAGATTGGATCATGTCGCCACAGTCTGGCGGAATAGATGTTTTTATCGGTACCGTTCGTGATGCTACGAAAGGAAAGCCCGTAGTGCAACTTGAGTTTGAAGCCTATAACCAAATGGCTATCAACGAAATGCGAAAAATAAGTGAACAAGCTTTTATCAGGTGGCCCGTGCAAAAAATACTGATTCATCACCGCACCGGGGTGTTGCAAATTGGCGAAGTGCCTGTGGTTATCGCTGTCTCAGCAGCGCATCGCGATGCTGCGTTTGACGCTTGCCGCTATGTAATCGATACGCTTAAACAAACCGTTCCGATTTGGAAAAAAGAGATTTTTGAAGACGGAGAAGTTTGGGTGGCTGCGCATCCCTGA